From Chryseobacterium shandongense, the proteins below share one genomic window:
- a CDS encoding discoidin domain-containing protein, with the protein MIKKILLLLYGLLSPFLMQAQSPGGVSGASLWLRADAGVSGAAYFNVAAGSRTASSNYSGLDATNSTLGSGSSWSAASASTGVYLTLDLGSSQTVRGVVTKGRGDGAQWVTSYKVSYSSDNVSYTSLGSFTGNSDQNTEVTNLFTSSINARYIRFTVTGYSTWPSMRADVVQTLSSVTTDNSTITAWLDQSGLANNAVQATSSNQPLFKNNLTENINFNPVVNVGGSRYVATSNNISASDIFSVQYPDKGAIGGAMNGSPCNNFYLHGLYTGGITYTGSNNTSFLSINSLPSFIVSGKPVISHSALTGVSGTGKWYGNGFNMGASDWTGTPTPFVSRPMGIGKNVCFDSGVQNLPEIIMYNFNLNTTQRSQVNTYLAIKYGITLNQTVATDYLASNGTTILWNATTNTGYNNNIAGIGRDDMGGTANSGLNQKQSQSVNSGSQVVMALGTAAASNQANANTIASDKQFFIWGDDNGSLTTQVATGNSNYLYRFTRIWKTQNTGSFAQNITVYYPVSAFGSALPVTVALLYGTSTASLSNGTASAIAQSGTTSINGVSHYAFTVPSAQVVNMQFFSFTGVIQTAPGGVFTNLSLWLRADAGTTTTTNNTTTTSWTNQAPGGSASSGGNGATYLSNSYNFNPGISFNGSNNNFTFTTGNTFGVTGTSNVDMFSVAQTNIPGTFTPLISGSITGQLQYAFNAFGTINGNTVLDGTPTSDKNLHLYGVRRTGGSTNQLFVEGKLDATNSNGHSFPGGGFVGIGYWAPYNSQFVNGSYNEAIIYGSGGIPSTTDVNKVNSYLAIKYGLTLGSISSLISYTNTAGVTTWTGSATYQNNIAGIGRDDISALHQKQSQSVNSGSQVVMALGNVAASNQANTNMITSDKQFFIWGDDNGSLSSIVPTGNSTYSYRFTRVWKTQNTGSFNQDITVYYPVSAFGNALSTTVALLYGTSAASLSNGTATAIGQSGTTTINGASYYVFTVPSAQVANMQFFSFTDLQTAPGGVFTNLGLWLKADRSVSLSSGKVSTWNNLVTNSSITQQATNTGLAYNITLNANSLNFNPGVTFPGSPNNAALLGLNNAGLWDGQLGVFTTVKGISAPAGAGIFSSGSKGMSTSSGSGIFLACDSDGGAPSYSIPIGTSALLGNANYNSNSTSGTSFFSNGYNYNLTGGGLNPSTYASFEIGSRVYFNNGGGTINNRVLQGDIPEVIVYNRDFGLVANASDRARINSYLAIKYGVTLDQTVAQNYIGSDGTTIFWNATTNTGYNNNIAGISRDDISALYQKQSQSQNSGSHVVMALGNVAASNQANANTITSDKQFFIWGDDNGSLSSIVPTGNSTYSYRFTRVWKTQNTGSFNQDMTVYYPVSAFGNALPSTVALLYGTSTTSLSNGTASAIAQSGTTTINGASYYVFTIPSAQVANMQFFSFTLVLTAPGGVFTNLALWLKADRSVSLSSGKVSTWNNLVTNSSITQQATNTGLAYNITLNANSLNFNPGVTFPGSPNNAALLGLNNAGLWDGQLGVFTTVKGISAPAGAGIFSSGSKGMSTSSGSGIFLACDSDGGAPSYSIPIGTSALLGNANYNSNSTSGTSFFSNGYNYNLTGGGLNPSTYASFEIGSRVYFNNGGGTINNRVLQGDIPEVIVYNRDFGLVANASDRARINSYLAIKYGVTLDQTVAQNYIGSDGTTIFWNATTNTGYNNNIAGIGRDDISALYQKQSQSQNSGSHVVMALGTVAASNQANANTITSDKQFFIWGDDNGSLSTFVSTGNITYPSRFTRIWKTQNTGTFAQNMTVYYPVSAFGNASSTTVALLYGTSAVSLSNGSALVIPQSGTTTINGVSYYVFTVPSAQVANIQFFSFTGSSICYKPAVTVGTTLDTKHGITSLSRAGTSGDNWPMVRKGAWTVLESKTKGFVINRLTAAQIAAIRPENLIEGMMVYDTTNNRMKVYTSTDGGATFNWQSISTQTCPD; encoded by the coding sequence ATGATAAAAAAAATCTTATTACTATTATATGGCCTGCTTTCCCCATTTTTAATGCAGGCACAAAGTCCGGGAGGCGTCTCCGGGGCAAGCCTTTGGCTGAGAGCCGATGCCGGTGTTTCAGGTGCTGCTTATTTTAATGTTGCCGCAGGTAGCAGAACGGCAAGCAGCAATTACTCAGGCCTAGATGCAACTAATTCTACATTGGGGTCCGGTTCTTCATGGTCTGCTGCAAGTGCTTCCACAGGAGTCTATTTAACCTTAGACTTGGGATCTTCTCAAACGGTGCGCGGCGTAGTTACCAAGGGAAGAGGAGATGGGGCACAGTGGGTTACCTCTTATAAGGTCAGTTATTCATCAGATAACGTAAGTTATACCTCTTTAGGAAGCTTTACCGGGAATTCTGATCAAAATACAGAAGTTACTAATTTGTTTACTTCATCAATCAATGCTCGTTACATTCGCTTCACGGTAACAGGCTACTCAACCTGGCCTTCGATGCGAGCCGATGTAGTACAAACTTTATCATCTGTTACTACAGACAACTCAACCATCACTGCATGGTTAGACCAAAGCGGACTTGCAAACAATGCTGTCCAGGCAACGTCTTCAAATCAGCCATTATTTAAAAACAACCTCACAGAAAATATTAATTTTAATCCCGTGGTAAATGTGGGAGGCTCCCGTTATGTGGCCACTTCCAACAATATAAGCGCCAGTGATATATTCTCGGTTCAGTATCCCGATAAAGGGGCTATTGGTGGGGCAATGAATGGATCACCATGTAATAATTTTTATCTGCATGGCCTATATACCGGGGGTATAACTTATACAGGATCGAACAATACATCCTTCCTTTCCATAAATAGCCTTCCTTCCTTTATTGTTTCCGGAAAGCCGGTAATTTCACACAGTGCCCTAACCGGTGTTTCCGGAACGGGTAAGTGGTATGGTAATGGATTTAATATGGGAGCTTCCGATTGGACCGGCACCCCTACGCCATTTGTAAGCAGGCCAATGGGGATCGGGAAAAATGTATGCTTTGATAGTGGTGTGCAAAACCTGCCCGAAATAATAATGTATAACTTTAACCTGAATACCACCCAACGTTCCCAGGTAAATACATACCTTGCTATTAAATACGGAATTACGCTAAACCAGACTGTAGCAACGGATTATCTCGCTTCAAACGGGACAACCATTCTTTGGAATGCAACAACAAATACAGGGTATAATAATAATATCGCAGGGATCGGAAGAGATGATATGGGAGGTACCGCCAATAGCGGACTTAATCAAAAGCAGTCTCAGAGTGTGAATAGTGGTTCACAGGTGGTAATGGCATTAGGTACTGCTGCAGCCAGCAACCAGGCCAATGCCAACACGATTGCTTCCGATAAACAATTCTTTATCTGGGGCGATGATAATGGTTCATTGACTACCCAGGTTGCTACAGGTAACAGTAATTATCTTTATCGTTTCACCAGGATATGGAAAACACAGAACACAGGAAGCTTTGCACAGAATATTACCGTATATTATCCGGTGAGTGCATTTGGAAGCGCATTGCCTGTAACTGTAGCATTATTATACGGTACTTCTACAGCGTCATTAAGCAACGGTACTGCTTCTGCCATTGCGCAGAGTGGTACAACCAGCATAAACGGAGTAAGCCACTATGCATTTACTGTTCCTTCTGCACAGGTTGTTAATATGCAGTTTTTCTCATTTACAGGAGTAATACAAACTGCTCCGGGAGGGGTTTTTACCAATCTTAGTTTATGGTTAAGGGCTGATGCAGGCACAACCACAACTACTAATAATACGACAACCACTTCATGGACAAACCAGGCTCCCGGAGGAAGCGCGTCAAGTGGTGGTAATGGAGCTACTTACCTAAGTAACAGTTACAATTTTAATCCGGGCATTAGCTTTAATGGTAGCAATAACAATTTTACGTTCACTACAGGTAATACTTTTGGAGTAACAGGAACCTCAAATGTCGATATGTTCAGTGTGGCTCAAACAAACATACCCGGAACCTTTACGCCACTTATATCAGGTAGCATAACGGGACAGTTGCAGTATGCTTTTAATGCATTCGGTACTATTAACGGTAATACTGTTCTGGATGGAACGCCTACTTCAGATAAAAACTTGCACCTATATGGTGTTCGTCGGACAGGAGGCTCAACTAATCAGCTATTTGTGGAGGGTAAATTAGATGCCACCAATAGTAACGGGCACTCTTTCCCCGGAGGAGGATTTGTGGGTATTGGTTATTGGGCTCCTTATAATAGCCAGTTTGTAAACGGCAGTTACAACGAAGCAATAATTTATGGTAGTGGAGGTATCCCAAGTACTACCGATGTAAATAAAGTAAATAGCTATCTGGCGATTAAGTATGGTCTTACTTTAGGTAGTATATCTTCACTAATAAGCTATACCAATACTGCCGGGGTTACCACCTGGACAGGATCGGCTACTTACCAGAACAACATAGCAGGTATAGGGCGAGACGATATTTCTGCATTACATCAAAAACAATCCCAGAGTGTAAACAGCGGCTCACAAGTCGTAATGGCTTTAGGTAATGTTGCAGCGAGCAACCAAGCCAATACCAACATGATTACTTCCGATAAGCAATTCTTCATCTGGGGTGATGATAATGGTTCGTTAAGCAGTATCGTGCCCACCGGAAATAGTACGTATTCTTATCGTTTTACCAGAGTCTGGAAAACGCAGAACACAGGAAGCTTTAACCAGGATATAACGGTATATTATCCGGTAAGTGCATTTGGAAATGCATTATCAACTACCGTAGCTTTATTATATGGTACATCTGCCGCATCATTAAGCAACGGTACTGCCACGGCTATTGGACAAAGCGGTACCACTACAATTAATGGAGCAAGCTATTATGTATTTACCGTTCCTTCTGCACAGGTTGCCAATATGCAGTTCTTCTCATTTACAGATTTACAGACTGCTCCGGGAGGGGTTTTTACAAATTTAGGTCTTTGGTTAAAAGCAGATAGATCTGTAAGCCTGTCTTCAGGTAAAGTAAGCACATGGAACAATTTGGTTACCAATAGTAGTATAACTCAACAGGCAACAAATACGGGCTTAGCGTACAATATCACACTTAATGCAAACTCATTGAACTTTAATCCTGGTGTCACTTTTCCGGGAAGTCCAAATAACGCCGCATTGTTAGGTTTAAATAATGCTGGTTTATGGGATGGTCAATTGGGTGTATTCACTACAGTTAAAGGTATATCTGCCCCTGCTGGTGCCGGGATATTTAGTTCAGGATCAAAAGGTATGAGTACGTCTTCCGGATCAGGAATTTTTCTGGCATGTGATTCTGATGGTGGAGCACCTTCTTATAGTATTCCTATAGGAACTAGTGCATTGTTAGGTAACGCAAATTATAATTCAAATAGTACTTCCGGAACTAGCTTTTTTAGTAACGGTTATAATTATAATCTGACAGGAGGTGGATTGAATCCAAGTACCTATGCTAGTTTTGAAATTGGCTCAAGAGTTTATTTTAATAATGGAGGAGGAACTATTAATAATAGAGTATTACAAGGCGATATCCCTGAGGTAATAGTGTATAACAGGGATTTTGGGCTTGTAGCCAATGCTTCAGACAGAGCCCGTATCAATAGCTATTTAGCCATTAAATATGGGGTAACATTAGATCAGACTGTTGCACAGAATTATATAGGATCAGATGGAACAACTATTTTTTGGAATGCAACTACGAATACAGGTTATAACAATAACATAGCTGGAATTAGCAGAGACGATATTTCTGCATTATATCAAAAACAATCACAGAGTCAGAACAGCGGTTCCCATGTGGTAATGGCTTTAGGTAATGTTGCAGCCAGCAACCAGGCCAATGCCAACACAATTACTTCCGATAAGCAATTCTTTATCTGGGGTGATGATAACGGCTCGTTAAGCAGTATCGTGCCCACCGGAAATAGTACGTATTCTTATCGTTTTACAAGAGTCTGGAAAACGCAGAACACAGGAAGCTTTAACCAGGATATGACCGTATATTATCCGGTGAGCGCATTTGGAAATGCGTTGCCTTCAACCGTAGCATTATTATACGGAACCTCGACCACATCATTAAGCAACGGTACGGCCTCTGCCATTGCGCAGAGTGGTACAACTACAATTAATGGAGCAAGCTATTATGTGTTCACCATTCCTTCTGCACAGGTTGCTAATATGCAGTTCTTCTCATTTACATTAGTGCTGACTGCTCCGGGAGGGGTTTTTACAAATTTAGCCCTTTGGTTAAAAGCAGATAGATCCGTAAGCCTGTCTTCAGGTAAAGTAAGCACATGGAACAATTTGGTTACCAATAGTAGTATAACTCAACAGGCAACAAATACGGGCTTAGCGTACAATATCACACTTAATGCAAACTCATTGAACTTTAATCCTGGTGTCACTTTTCCGGGAAGTCCAAATAACGCCGCATTGTTAGGTTTAAATAATGCTGGTTTATGGGATGGTCAATTGGGTGTATTCACTACAGTTAAAGGTATATCTGCCCCTGCTGGTGCCGGGATATTTAGTTCAGGATCAAAAGGTATGAGTACGTCTTCCGGATCAGGAATTTTTCTGGCATGTGATTCTGATGGTGGAGCACCTTCTTATAGTATTCCTATAGGAACTAGTGCATTGTTAGGTAACGCAAATTATAATTCAAATAGTACTTCCGGAACTAGCTTTTTTAGTAACGGTTATAATTATAATCTGACAGGAGGTGGATTGAATCCAAGTACCTATGCTAGTTTTGAAATTGGCTCAAGAGTTTATTTTAATAATGGAGGAGGAACTATTAATAATAGAGTATTACAAGGCGATATCCCTGAGGTAATAGTGTATAACAGGGATTTTGGGCTTGTAGCCAATGCTTCAGACAGAGCCCGTATCAATAGCTATTTAGCCATTAAATATGGGGTAACATTAGACCAGACTGTTGCACAGAATTATATAGGATCAGATGGAACAACTATTTTTTGGAATGCAACTACGAATACAGGTTATAACAATAACATAGCTGGAATTGGCAGAGACGATATTTCTGCATTATATCAAAAACAATCACAGAGTCAGAACAGCGGTTCCCATGTGGTAATGGCTTTAGGTACTGTTGCAGCCAGCAACCAGGCCAATGCCAACACGATTACTTCCGATAAGCAATTCTTTATCTGGGGCGATGACAACGGTTCGCTAAGCACCTTTGTTTCAACAGGCAATATAACCTATCCAAGCCGCTTTACAAGGATTTGGAAAACGCAGAACACGGGAACTTTTGCCCAGAATATGACGGTTTATTATCCGGTGAGTGCATTTGGAAATGCATCGTCAACTACCGTAGCTTTATTATATGGTACTTCTGCCGTCTCTTTAAGTAATGGATCGGCATTGGTAATCCCTCAAAGCGGTACCACAACCATTAACGGAGTAAGCTATTATGTATTCACCGTTCCTTCTGCACAGGTTGCTAATATTCAGTTCTTCTCCTTTACCGGCAGTTCCATATGTTATAAACCAGCTGTTACAGTAGGAACTACGCTGGATACGAAACACGGAATTACTTCACTGAGCCGTGCCGGAACATCGGGCGACAACTGGCCAATGGTACGCAAAGGAGCATGGACTGTTCTGGAATCCAAAACCAAGGGATTTGTGATCAACAGGCTTACTGCAGCACAAATTGCTGCAATACGTCCGGAAAATCTTATAGAAGGAATGATGGTGTATGATACAACTAACAATCGTATGAAAGTGTACACCAGCACAGACGGCGGTGCTACCTTCAATTGGCAGAGCATCAGCACACAGACCTGTCCGGATTAA
- a CDS encoding VIT domain-containing protein gives MKRLYTQFMLFFPVLFLAQIPIIESPDGKGKYKKNNQVVLQKLQIETKIAGRISTNTVTMVIRNNSERLREGRVTFPLPEGVNASGYALDINGKLRNAVPVEKEKAKEVYETIKKRNIDPGILEKVEGNNFRTTVYPIAPNGGERTVQITYQYELKKSGNSYQYFLPLNYTAEIPEFDIKTTVFQHANVPMLEEKPDGSFSFNKNGNGWIAETHKINYKPANNLRINFPLQGEEQSIVIQKAVGGSFYFLVDISINSKERPRRLPDNLAIVWDNSLSGQKRDHLKEMDLLEEYFKLNKKLTVKIYFINNTFEEGQTFKIEEGNWNELKAYLLKTTYDGGTDFGKLKLLHEDEILFFTDGLSSFGKLNRVWKQPVYTIASSNNVNFNQLKFISASTGGEFLNLSENSPQKEIRKLLFQPLKFLGIENNAQISEVYPSLPQTIAENFMLTGIAKDDRTTVTLKFGYGNEVTEKKTIILDSNQQAVKDWEISKFWAQKKLNDLEIFEKDNKSEIKNISRQFGLVSNNTSLIVLENVEDYVRYDIPPPAEIKVQFDELVKNNRAKKDERVKGIMNDAERMTENLKIWWKKEYNQNKKLKQYPKPGSPNNARDTVARQTEIEEVVMLGYNSDSDEASEVREPRREQQQMSVRGMSPIASNTVPNALIGSLRGVEVRTTARTERASDIINSGRILTVDIDSKAKYMKFFRDMKDPELIYETYLRNRKEYEDTPQYYFDIAQLLFKNNHKKHGLKVLSSIADLELENEELYKLLAYKLKQAEVYDKELFATEKVLEWRPFDPQSYRDFALALEDNGQYQAALENLYKILTQSYTKELADRDNGIEETVIMEINQLIANHGSKLNLNNINPKIIAELPVNIRVVINWNKDDTDIDLWVTDPNNERCYYSHKETEIGGRLSDDFTGGFGPEQFLLKKAVKGKYKIQTNFYGEQQTGVAGPTAIMAEIYLHYATGKQERKIVVFQNQKENKEKEDGVLIGEFEF, from the coding sequence ATGAAAAGATTATATACACAATTCATGTTGTTTTTTCCGGTTTTATTTCTGGCTCAAATACCGATTATCGAAAGTCCGGACGGAAAAGGAAAATATAAAAAAAATAATCAGGTCGTTCTTCAGAAGCTGCAGATTGAAACAAAAATTGCAGGCAGGATTTCTACCAATACAGTAACAATGGTTATTAGAAATAATTCGGAACGGCTGAGAGAAGGGCGGGTTACTTTTCCGCTTCCTGAAGGAGTGAATGCCAGCGGCTATGCTTTAGACATCAACGGAAAGCTTCGGAATGCAGTTCCTGTTGAGAAAGAAAAAGCAAAAGAAGTGTACGAAACCATCAAAAAAAGAAATATAGATCCAGGAATCCTGGAAAAAGTGGAAGGAAACAATTTCCGTACTACCGTATATCCCATTGCCCCAAATGGCGGCGAAAGAACAGTTCAGATAACTTATCAATATGAATTAAAAAAATCAGGTAATTCATATCAATATTTTTTACCCCTGAATTATACTGCCGAAATTCCTGAATTTGACATTAAGACAACCGTTTTTCAGCATGCAAATGTTCCGATGCTTGAGGAAAAACCAGACGGAAGCTTTAGTTTTAATAAAAACGGGAATGGCTGGATTGCTGAAACTCACAAAATAAACTACAAACCAGCAAATAATTTAAGGATCAATTTCCCTTTGCAAGGTGAAGAGCAAAGTATTGTGATTCAAAAAGCAGTAGGCGGTTCTTTCTATTTTCTGGTGGATATTTCCATTAATTCAAAGGAAAGACCAAGGAGGCTTCCGGATAACCTGGCAATAGTTTGGGATAATTCATTGAGTGGACAAAAACGCGATCATTTAAAAGAAATGGATTTGCTGGAAGAATATTTTAAATTGAATAAAAAGCTTACGGTAAAAATATATTTCATCAATAATACCTTTGAAGAAGGACAAACATTCAAAATTGAAGAGGGAAACTGGAACGAATTAAAAGCTTATCTTTTAAAAACAACCTATGACGGAGGAACTGATTTCGGAAAACTGAAGTTGTTGCATGAGGATGAAATTTTATTTTTTACAGATGGCCTGTCGTCTTTTGGAAAGCTGAATAGAGTGTGGAAACAGCCGGTTTACACGATTGCTTCTTCCAACAATGTCAATTTTAACCAGCTAAAATTCATCAGTGCCAGTACAGGTGGTGAATTTTTAAATTTGAGTGAAAACAGTCCTCAAAAAGAAATCCGGAAATTATTATTTCAACCTTTGAAATTTTTAGGTATTGAAAATAATGCGCAGATTTCGGAAGTATATCCTTCATTGCCTCAGACTATAGCAGAAAATTTTATGTTAACAGGAATTGCAAAAGATGACCGTACAACCGTTACCCTGAAATTCGGCTATGGAAATGAAGTAACAGAAAAGAAAACAATAATTTTAGATTCAAATCAGCAAGCTGTAAAAGATTGGGAAATTTCAAAATTCTGGGCTCAGAAAAAGTTGAACGATCTGGAGATTTTCGAAAAGGATAATAAAAGCGAAATTAAAAATATCAGCAGGCAATTTGGTTTGGTAAGCAATAATACGAGCTTGATAGTGCTTGAAAATGTAGAAGATTATGTTCGTTATGATATTCCTCCGCCGGCAGAAATAAAAGTACAATTCGATGAGCTGGTGAAAAACAACCGGGCAAAAAAAGATGAACGTGTGAAAGGCATTATGAATGATGCAGAAAGAATGACCGAAAACCTAAAAATATGGTGGAAAAAAGAGTATAATCAAAACAAAAAATTAAAACAATATCCAAAACCCGGATCTCCTAATAATGCAAGAGATACCGTTGCAAGACAAACCGAAATTGAAGAAGTTGTAATGTTGGGATACAACAGCGACAGTGATGAGGCATCGGAAGTTAGAGAACCAAGACGGGAACAGCAGCAGATGAGCGTCCGGGGAATGTCGCCTATTGCATCGAATACTGTACCTAATGCGTTAATAGGATCTCTCCGAGGAGTGGAGGTAAGAACTACAGCTCGGACAGAGAGGGCATCAGATATTATTAATTCCGGAAGAATTCTTACCGTTGATATTGATTCGAAAGCAAAATATATGAAGTTTTTCAGAGACATGAAGGATCCTGAATTGATTTATGAAACTTACCTTCGGAATCGCAAAGAATATGAAGACACTCCGCAGTATTACTTTGACATTGCCCAGCTTTTGTTTAAAAATAATCATAAAAAGCATGGACTGAAAGTGTTGAGTTCCATTGCGGACCTTGAGCTGGAAAATGAAGAACTGTATAAATTATTAGCCTACAAACTGAAACAGGCTGAAGTCTACGACAAAGAACTTTTTGCCACAGAAAAAGTATTGGAATGGCGGCCGTTTGATCCGCAAAGCTACAGGGATTTTGCCCTTGCACTGGAAGACAATGGCCAGTACCAGGCTGCACTCGAAAATTTATATAAAATTCTCACACAATCCTATACGAAAGAACTCGCAGACCGCGATAATGGTATAGAAGAAACAGTTATTATGGAAATAAACCAGCTTATTGCGAATCATGGATCCAAACTCAATCTCAATAATATCAATCCTAAAATTATTGCAGAACTTCCGGTAAATATCAGGGTGGTGATCAATTGGAATAAAGACGATACGGATATTGATTTGTGGGTAACCGACCCCAATAATGAACGATGCTATTATTCTCATAAAGAAACTGAAATCGGTGGGAGGTTAAGCGATGATTTTACCGGAGGCTTCGGACCAGAGCAATTTTTACTGAAAAAAGCGGTGAAAGGAAAATATAAGATTCAGACTAATTTCTACGGAGAGCAACAGACAGGAGTGGCAGGTCCTACTGCTATCATGGCGGAAATTTATCTGCATTATGCTACGGGAAAACAAGAGCGCAAGATTGTGGTATTTCAAAATCAAAAAGAAAATAAAGAGAAAGAAGATGGTGTTCTCATCGGAGAGTTTGAATTTTAG
- a CDS encoding DUF4861 family protein has translation MVTAKNSFTGLMCAIGCINSGFVLAQNTIPVNNTLDFPRIEVVAIPVSQLRSFLNKNKESDLRIKDENGNLVMIQWIDNNGDGNNDELLFQANVGGHQKAVYRILSESGTPLAKSEISTYSRLVPERVDDYAWENEKVAFRMYGPKGQKEALQGIKGSTLSSGVDIWLKRTQLPVINKWYKGYLTDPMYYHKDSRGEGYDPYHVGNSRGTGGIGIWVNNKLQVSQNFVSSKTIAEGPLRTVFELTYEPWSEFGVRETKRISLDLGSDFSRFESDFTAEKQVPNYTIGITLHKNEGETQLNDKKGYYLHWEKIDDAFVGEGIVVDPKIVEKSIAFRSDVPDESNLYVITKPDKKLVYYAGFAWQKSADIQTRQDWENRLQKQSEIIRNPLIITIK, from the coding sequence ATGGTTACAGCTAAAAATTCATTTACCGGGTTAATGTGTGCAATCGGTTGCATAAATTCCGGTTTTGTTCTTGCCCAAAATACAATTCCGGTTAACAATACACTTGATTTTCCCAGAATAGAAGTGGTTGCTATCCCTGTTTCCCAATTAAGATCTTTTTTAAATAAAAATAAGGAATCTGATCTCAGAATAAAGGATGAAAACGGTAATTTGGTCATGATACAGTGGATTGATAACAACGGAGACGGAAACAATGATGAATTGCTTTTTCAGGCGAATGTAGGAGGACATCAAAAAGCGGTTTACAGGATTTTATCTGAATCGGGAACACCTCTCGCCAAAAGTGAAATTTCGACGTACTCCAGGCTGGTTCCGGAAAGGGTAGATGATTATGCCTGGGAAAATGAGAAGGTAGCATTCAGGATGTATGGTCCGAAAGGGCAGAAGGAAGCATTGCAGGGCATAAAAGGCAGCACACTCTCAAGTGGAGTCGATATCTGGCTGAAAAGAACACAGCTTCCGGTGATTAACAAATGGTATAAAGGATATCTTACGGATCCCATGTATTATCATAAAGATTCCAGAGGGGAAGGTTACGATCCCTACCACGTCGGAAACAGCCGCGGAACAGGTGGAATTGGAATCTGGGTTAATAACAAGCTGCAGGTTTCGCAGAATTTTGTTTCCTCCAAAACCATTGCAGAAGGTCCGTTGCGTACGGTTTTTGAATTGACCTACGAACCGTGGAGTGAATTCGGAGTGCGGGAAACCAAAAGAATTTCACTGGATCTCGGATCAGATTTTTCAAGGTTTGAATCAGATTTTACAGCAGAAAAGCAGGTTCCCAATTATACTATTGGGATTACTTTACACAAAAACGAAGGCGAAACACAATTAAATGACAAAAAAGGATACTACCTTCATTGGGAAAAGATTGATGATGCTTTTGTAGGAGAAGGAATTGTTGTAGATCCTAAGATTGTTGAGAAATCGATAGCCTTCCGATCTGATGTTCCGGATGAAAGTAATCTGTACGTGATTACAAAACCTGATAAAAAGCTTGTATATTATGCAGGTTTTGCATGGCAGAAAAGCGCTGATATCCAAACTCGGCAGGACTGGGAAAATAGGCTTCAAAAACAATCTGAAATCATCAGGAATCCTTTAATCATTACAATAAAATAA
- the pelA gene encoding pectate lyase: MKFNICTLALALVTLNISAQVKKDTLAEKILLYQLPVGGWGKQLEDKSVVNYNLPVDKNLLRKIKSTGDDHATIDNNATSREINILMKAYSETKNPDYLKAAEKGIRYLLAMQYENGGFPQYYPNKGLYRKQITFNDNAMINALTVLYNTTEGKNDFIAVDEKLKEQSKKAVKKGIECILKAQVLQNGKPTIWADQYNELTLQPDKARAFEPISLATAESVGIVRFLMLQPVTPEIEKSIKSAVQWFTENDIEGYSYNVVKQNGKTVRVLAEDKNSVVWARFYDIHDNRPLFGDRDGSVKYNYNDVSEERRNGYSWFGDFAKKLIDKEYPKWLDKNKLSQ; this comes from the coding sequence ATGAAATTCAACATCTGCACACTTGCTCTGGCTTTAGTTACCTTAAATATTTCAGCGCAGGTAAAAAAAGATACGCTGGCTGAAAAAATACTATTATATCAGCTTCCTGTAGGAGGCTGGGGAAAGCAGCTGGAAGACAAATCAGTGGTTAATTACAATCTGCCGGTTGACAAGAATCTTTTAAGAAAGATAAAATCTACGGGTGATGATCATGCGACCATTGATAATAATGCAACATCCAGAGAGATTAACATTTTAATGAAAGCATATTCCGAAACAAAGAATCCGGATTATCTGAAGGCTGCAGAAAAAGGAATTCGTTATTTGCTTGCCATGCAGTACGAAAATGGAGGTTTCCCTCAATATTATCCCAACAAAGGCTTATACCGAAAGCAGATCACCTTTAATGATAATGCCATGATTAATGCGTTAACCGTTCTATACAACACTACGGAAGGGAAAAATGATTTTATTGCGGTTGATGAAAAACTGAAAGAGCAGTCTAAAAAGGCCGTTAAAAAAGGAATTGAATGCATCTTGAAGGCACAGGTTCTTCAGAACGGAAAGCCAACGATATGGGCTGATCAGTATAACGAACTAACATTGCAACCGGATAAGGCAAGAGCTTTTGAGCCTATTTCCCTGGCAACCGCAGAATCTGTAGGGATTGTACGGTTTCTCATGCTGCAGCCTGTAACTCCTGAAATTGAAAAATCTATAAAATCTGCCGTACAATGGTTTACAGAAAATGATATTGAAGGTTACAGTTATAATGTCGTTAAACAAAACGGGAAAACGGTACGGGTTCTTGCAGAAGACAAAAATTCCGTGGTGTGGGCAAGGTTTTATGATATTCATGATAACCGTCCATTATTCGGAGATCGGGATGGAAGTGTCAAGTACAATTACAACGATGTTTCTGAAGAAAGAAGAAATGGCTACAGCTGGTTTGGAGATTTTGCAAAAAAGCTGATCGATAAAGAATATCCGAAATGGCTGGATAAAAATAAACTTTCTCAGTAG